In Neoarius graeffei isolate fNeoGra1 chromosome 17, fNeoGra1.pri, whole genome shotgun sequence, a single window of DNA contains:
- the tnfb gene encoding tumor necrosis factor b (TNF superfamily, member 2), translating to MEDYKVTAVDIEAAIGGVYKPTVEAVKPSRSWIWTIAGVAFFLSLCAVASLCFAWHFTNKHQVESFKELQNTPSTGQQKMLTQIAKSTKAAIHLHGIHEQHDTKSPHWVSGVDQSFTKGGLKVENNAILIPHDGLYFVYSQASFSILCKSSEEDNDGSNTHLSYGVRWSSLTSPSKTKRYLLNAVKSVCQTKTDEQMNGHVYESIYLGAVFQLYQGDELSTETNHLDGIRTHSSQTFFGVFEL from the exons ATGGAGGACTACAAGGTGACAGCAGTCGACATCGAAGCCGCTATTGGAGGTGTTTATAAACCTACCGTGGAAGCTGTGAAGCCGTCCAGATCTTGGATATGGACGATAGCTGGTGTTGCTTTCTTCCTTTCCCTCTGTGCTGTAGCATCTCTCTGTTTTGCATGGCATTTCACG AATAAACATCAAGTGGAGTCTTTCAAGGAGCTGCAAAACACTCCAAGCACAG GTCAGCAGAAAATGCTAACACAGATCGCCAAGAGTACAAAGGCAGCCATTCACCTCCATG GTATACATGAGCAGCATGACACAAAGTCCCCACACTGGGTGAGTGGAGTGGACCAATCCTTCACTAAAGGAGGCCTGAAGGTGGAGAACAATGCCATCCTAATTCCCCACGATGGCCTGTACTTTGTCTATAGCCAGGCATCGTTCAGCATCCTCTGCAAGTCAAGTGAAGAAGATAACGACGGTTCGAACACACATCTGAGCTACGGCGTTCGGTGGTCATCTCTCACATCACCATCCAAAACTAAACGGTATCTGCTCAATGCAGTCAAATCCGTGTGCCAAACCAAAACAGACGAGCAGATGAATGGACACGTCTACGAATCCATTTACCTCGGTGCCGTCTTTCAGCTTTATCAGGGGGACGAACTGTCAACAGAGACCAACCATCTTGATGGCATCAGGACTCACAGTTCCCAAACCTTTTTCGGGGTGTTTGAGCTGTGA